In the genome of Chloroflexota bacterium, the window TAGTGGCTCTGTTTCCCCCGGTGCCAGAGGAGGGAGAGGTAGCCAAGGCAATCAAAATCGCCATCGTCGGACGGACCAACGTGGGCAAATCCAGCCTGCTCAATGCGCTACTGGGTGAAGAACGAGTCATCGTCAGCGAGATACCGGGCACAACACGCGATGCCATTGATACTGCTCTCAAATGGCATGGGCAATCTATCGTGCTGATTGATACTGCAGGCATTCGCAAGCGTGGCAGCATAGCTCCAGGTGTAGAGAAATACAGTGTATTGCGCGCACTCAAAGCAATAGATCGCGCCGATGTCGTACTATTGCTCATTGATGCCAGTGAGGGCGTGACAGCGCAGGATACACACATTGCTGGCTACATCCTAGAAGCAAGCAAGAGCGTGGTCGTAGTCATCAACAAGTGGGATCTCGTGCCCAAGGACAGCACCACGATGGACTCGTACAGGGAGCATGTGCGTAGCCAGATCAAGTTCATCCCCTACGCGCCCGTGCTGTTTGTCTCAGCTTTGAAACGGCAGCGCATTGATCAAGTTCTAGAGACAGCCATCCGCGTCTATGAACAGCGCTACCAGCGCATACCCACAGGTCAACTGAATGACCTGTTACAGGAATCCATTGCACGCCATAGCCCTCCATCTAAAGGGGGCAAGCGATTGAAATTCTACTATGCTACCCAACCTATAGTAGATCCACCTACGCTAGTGTTCTTCGTCAACGATAGCCGTCTGGTGCATTTTTCCTATCAACGGTATCTGGAAAACCGCATCCGGGAGCGCTGGGGATTTGAAGGCACCCCATTGCGGTTGCGTTTTGAAGGGCGAGAACGCAAGTAGGAGCGAACCTGGGTCGGCCATCTTGCGCAGTCTCCTTCATAGATTAGCCATAAGGTGAAGGCAAGTTGCGACATCGAATAATTGATTATGGTCTGCTGCTGCTCTTGAGCCTGAGTATTGCGCTCTCTGCTCCACGTTTCCATCCAGTACACGTCCCGAATCCCACTGGGGAGGTAGACGAAACAAATGGAGTGCGCGTTGTGTATCTGCGGGGCAGGCCATACGAAATGGGTTTGCAACAAGGTTTCATCTTTCGCAATGAGCTGCGTATGCTCATCCGCAATTACCTTTACGAACGCCTCATCCTTCAGCGTGGAGTAGCACATGTCTGGCTGCTATCCTATGCACGCTTGGTTGCACAGAGAGTCCCCCGTGACCTGCAAGAGGAGATGCAAGGCATTGCAGATGGTGCTGGGTTATCCTATCAGGATGTGTTGCTCTTCAATACAATCCCTGACTTGCTGGCGCTATCTGATCGCTTGCCTACTTGGGAATCTTTTCCCCTGCTGTTCTCGGCGGGACAACAAAATGACACTCCATGGCACTCCGCTTCGTGTCTGGCCTTTGGCGCATGGGGCCGCGCCACGCTAGACAACGAATTAGTCATCGGGCATAGCTTGGATTACCCGGATAAGGAAGCGCTTGCTCCCTATCTGCTAGTGATAGTACGCCAGCCAAGTACGGGAAATGCTTTTGTCACTGTGAGCTTGATAGGCATGGTTGGCGCGTGGACAGGGATGAACGAAGAGAAAATCACAGTGGCATTGACCCCCTCACCTTCGGCAGATGCAACAGTCACTGGACACCCTCTGCCATTTTTGTTGCGACGCGTTCTGCAAAGCGCTGGAGATCTTGAGGAAGCGATTAATCTGATCCTGGCCTCTCCTCGCCTCACTGGTGGTAACGTATTGCTGGGCGATGGCAAAGCGCCGGCAGCCATCGCCCTCGAGTTGTCTGCTTATCGCCACGCTATTTTCGAGGTTGAAGCAGAAAGAGGCTTGCTGGCGCGGACAGACCATTTTGTCCATCCAGAACTAGCATTGTTACAGCAAGACACACTTTCCCAGCAGGAACAGGAAACCAGCAAAGCTCGCCTTAGCCACATGTCGGCTCAGCTCGAGTTCAACCAGGGCTGGATTGGTGTGGAGAAGGCACTCACTTTTCTTGCGGGGGATAGCAGTGCTACATATAGCACCACCCTGGATTCGGAGACAGCGCTCAATTTGGTGCCTCCTCTACAGAGCGTGCTTTTATGCCCTGGCAAGTTCACAATTTGGGTAGCATCGAGCCAGAGCGCAAGCCCGATGTCCTATGTCAGATTGAATTTGAGCCATGTGCTGCTTGAGCATGGCCAGGCGCTCCAGTAAAGCCTGACTTTGTTCACTGAGAAAAAGCACAAGCCCAAAATGTTTTGGGCTTGTTTAGATTCTATGATGCGACACTTATTGCGTTCAATCACCTTGGCGTTGCATCCCTATGAAAGGTATGTAATATACTCCCAGATAGGGCAGATCTGCTTCGTCCGGATGAGTCCCTAGCTTGACTTTCACGCTGCGCTCGCGCCCGCCCCTCCACAAAGTAATCTCAATTCCATCTCCAGGGCGATAGCTGCGGATGATTTGACCTAGCGTGTTTTCTCCCTCCACACGCTTTCCATC includes:
- the der gene encoding ribosome biogenesis GTPase Der, which translates into the protein MKPLVAIVGRQNVGKSTLFNRIVGERLAIVENLPGTTRDRIYADAEWQGRVFTLVDTGGLVLGSDDDLLIRVRLQAQQAIADADVIIFVTDVLDGVTPADQEIVEILHRAQKPVLLAVNKADTPQRRIEAADFYSLGLGEVYAISALHGSGVADLLDAVVALFPPVPEEGEVAKAIKIAIVGRTNVGKSSLLNALLGEERVIVSEIPGTTRDAIDTALKWHGQSIVLIDTAGIRKRGSIAPGVEKYSVLRALKAIDRADVVLLLIDASEGVTAQDTHIAGYILEASKSVVVVINKWDLVPKDSTTMDSYREHVRSQIKFIPYAPVLFVSALKRQRIDQVLETAIRVYEQRYQRIPTGQLNDLLQESIARHSPPSKGGKRLKFYYATQPIVDPPTLVFFVNDSRLVHFSYQRYLENRIRERWGFEGTPLRLRFEGRERK